Proteins found in one Lepeophtheirus salmonis chromosome 9, UVic_Lsal_1.4, whole genome shotgun sequence genomic segment:
- the Pop2 gene encoding CCR4-NOT transcription complex subunit 7 isoform X1, whose product MILDFIYLPRSGGHIFYNSGGIMSPAAASTSSAGVSSLNGTAHVSNANGILNGGITNEDCGIREVWSHNLEEEFKAICQVVKRFPFVAMDTEFPGVVARPIGEFKSTTDYQYQLLRCNVDLLKIIQVGLTFLDEDGTLPEAGVSTWQFNFKFNLTEDMYAEDSVDLLQNSGIQFEKHETQGIDRLAFAELMLSSGLVLLPGVKWLSFHSGYDFGYLLNLLTNQNLPISEGDFFELLKMYFPAVYDVKYLMKSCKNLKGGLQEVANELEVPRIGPQHQAGSDALLTGQTFFKMKEMFFEDDIDDSKYCGHLYGLGTNFVGSSNSNGSTTSSSTSTSSSSTTTTTTTTAPPSSVNSSTTVVNSTTSSAPSGSVDSSEASTEQSASTNENNTSDEPAANGVSS is encoded by the exons ATGATTTtggatttcatttatttacccAGATCgggaggtcatattttctacaactctg GGGGAATAATGAGCCCGGCTGCTGCATCCACCTCCTCCGCGGGTGTATCAAGTCTGAATGGTACAGCCCATGTAAGCAATGCGAACGGAATACTGAATGGGGGCATAACCAACGAGGACTGTGGGATCCGAGAAGTGTGGAGCCACAACTTGGAGGAAGAATTTAAAGCCATTTGTCAAGTCGTGAAGAGATTTCCGTTTGTAGCGATGGACACGGAGTTCCCTGGGGTGGTGGCAAGGCCCATCGGGGAGTTCAAGTCGACTACGGATTATCAATACCAGCTCTTGAG GTGCAACGTGGATCTGCTCAAGATCATCCAGGTGGGACTCACGTTCCTGGACGAGGACGGAACCCTTCCCGAGGCTGGCGTGTCCACCTGGCAGTTTAATTTTAAGTTCAACCTAACGGAAGACATGTATGCCGAGGATTCCGTAGATCTTCTTCAGAATTCCGGTATTCAGTTTGAGAAGCACGAAACACAAGGGATCGATCGTTTAGCATTTGCGGAACTCATGTTATCATCTGGACTCGTCCTTCTTCCAGGAGTAAAATGGCTCAGCTTTCATAGCGGCTACGACTTTGGATACCTCCTCAATCTCCTCACCAATCAGAACCTTCCAATTTCTGAAGGAGATTTTTTTGAGTTGTTGAAAATGTACTTTCCGGCGGTGTATGACGTTAAGTATCTTATGAAAAGTTGTAAGAACCTGAAGGGAGGCCTCCAAGAAGTAGCCAATGAGCTAGAAGTTCCAAGAATAGGACCACAGCATCAAGCAGGATCAGATGCACTTCTCACTGGGCAgactttcttcaaaatgaaggaAATGTTCTTTGAGGATGACATCGATGATTCAAAGTACTGTGGACATCTCTATGGTTTAGGAACTAATTTTGTTGGATCTTCTAACAGCAACGGATCCACAACATCGTCATCAACATCCACATCCTCCTCATCAACgactactacaacaacaacaacagctcCTCCTAGTAGTGTTAACAGCTCAACAACTGTCGTAAATTCAACTACTTCTTCTGCGCCTTCCGGTTCGGTAGACTCGTCTGAAGCCTCAACTGAACAATCCGCATCAACAAACGAAAATAATACCTCCGATGAGCCAGCTGCGAATGGTGTTTCTTCTTAA
- the Pop2 gene encoding CCR4-NOT transcription complex subunit 7 isoform X2 yields MSPAAASTSSAGVSSLNGTAHVSNANGILNGGITNEDCGIREVWSHNLEEEFKAICQVVKRFPFVAMDTEFPGVVARPIGEFKSTTDYQYQLLRCNVDLLKIIQVGLTFLDEDGTLPEAGVSTWQFNFKFNLTEDMYAEDSVDLLQNSGIQFEKHETQGIDRLAFAELMLSSGLVLLPGVKWLSFHSGYDFGYLLNLLTNQNLPISEGDFFELLKMYFPAVYDVKYLMKSCKNLKGGLQEVANELEVPRIGPQHQAGSDALLTGQTFFKMKEMFFEDDIDDSKYCGHLYGLGTNFVGSSNSNGSTTSSSTSTSSSSTTTTTTTTAPPSSVNSSTTVVNSTTSSAPSGSVDSSEASTEQSASTNENNTSDEPAANGVSS; encoded by the exons ATGAGCCCGGCTGCTGCATCCACCTCCTCCGCGGGTGTATCAAGTCTGAATGGTACAGCCCATGTAAGCAATGCGAACGGAATACTGAATGGGGGCATAACCAACGAGGACTGTGGGATCCGAGAAGTGTGGAGCCACAACTTGGAGGAAGAATTTAAAGCCATTTGTCAAGTCGTGAAGAGATTTCCGTTTGTAGCGATGGACACGGAGTTCCCTGGGGTGGTGGCAAGGCCCATCGGGGAGTTCAAGTCGACTACGGATTATCAATACCAGCTCTTGAG GTGCAACGTGGATCTGCTCAAGATCATCCAGGTGGGACTCACGTTCCTGGACGAGGACGGAACCCTTCCCGAGGCTGGCGTGTCCACCTGGCAGTTTAATTTTAAGTTCAACCTAACGGAAGACATGTATGCCGAGGATTCCGTAGATCTTCTTCAGAATTCCGGTATTCAGTTTGAGAAGCACGAAACACAAGGGATCGATCGTTTAGCATTTGCGGAACTCATGTTATCATCTGGACTCGTCCTTCTTCCAGGAGTAAAATGGCTCAGCTTTCATAGCGGCTACGACTTTGGATACCTCCTCAATCTCCTCACCAATCAGAACCTTCCAATTTCTGAAGGAGATTTTTTTGAGTTGTTGAAAATGTACTTTCCGGCGGTGTATGACGTTAAGTATCTTATGAAAAGTTGTAAGAACCTGAAGGGAGGCCTCCAAGAAGTAGCCAATGAGCTAGAAGTTCCAAGAATAGGACCACAGCATCAAGCAGGATCAGATGCACTTCTCACTGGGCAgactttcttcaaaatgaaggaAATGTTCTTTGAGGATGACATCGATGATTCAAAGTACTGTGGACATCTCTATGGTTTAGGAACTAATTTTGTTGGATCTTCTAACAGCAACGGATCCACAACATCGTCATCAACATCCACATCCTCCTCATCAACgactactacaacaacaacaacagctcCTCCTAGTAGTGTTAACAGCTCAACAACTGTCGTAAATTCAACTACTTCTTCTGCGCCTTCCGGTTCGGTAGACTCGTCTGAAGCCTCAACTGAACAATCCGCATCAACAAACGAAAATAATACCTCCGATGAGCCAGCTGCGAATGGTGTTTCTTCTTAA
- the LOC121123939 gene encoding glutathione S-transferase Mu 3 produces MPKAVLAYWDIRGLAQPIRLLLEYTGEDYEEKKYSCGPAPDFDKSSWLAIKQSISLDFPNLPYYIDGDVKLTQSNAIIRHIARKNDLCGKTENDKWKVDLLAEQAMDFRNGIVHLSYNPNFESLKDNYLKSVQGKLVEFSNFIGKGPWFTGESITFVDFIMYELLDQHRLLSSTVLDQFKNLKDFLDRFEKLPKIAEYMKSERFIHRPINNKMAAFK; encoded by the exons atgCCTAAAGCTGTACTTGCCTATTGGGATATTCGTGGA TTGGCCCAACCCATTCGTTTATTACTTGAATACACTGGAGAAGActatgaagaaaagaaatattccTGTGGACCCGCTCCGGATTTTGACAAGTCTTCCTGGTTAGCTATCAAACAAAGTATTAGTCTTGACTTCCCTAATTTGCCTTACTACATTGATG gtgACGTTAAATTGACACAATCCAATGCCATTATACGCCATATTGCACGGAAAAATGATTTATGCGGAAAGACCGAGAATGATAAATGGAAAGTCGATCTCTTGGCAGAGCAAGCCATGGATTTCCGCAATGGCATAGTTCATCTGTCTTACAATCCTAATTTT GAGAGTTTGAAGGATAATTATCTTAAGTCCGTTCAAGGCAAACTGGTTGagttttcaaactttattgGAAAGGGTCCTTGGTTTACGGGAGAATCCATTACTTTTGTGGACTTTATCATGTATGAATTGCTGGATCAACATAGACTCCTATCTTCTACAGTTCTTGACcaatttaaaaacttgaaaGACTTTTTGGACCGCTTCGAGAAATTACCTAAGATAGCTGAGTATATGAAGTCTGAACGCTTCATCCACCGTCCTATCAATAATAAGATGGCTGCATTCAAATGA
- the fh gene encoding frataxin, mitochondrial-like, giving the protein MNLSRIFSLSHRFLFRPSFAYYSSDVPQDIYEKHSVETLESLTDKLEEILESQSGKYDVTYSNNVLTVSVPHLGTYVINKQGPNKQIWLSSPLSGPKRFDLILDSKSWVYTRSGESLHSILSKEITSIVPRADLSSCYFGGS; this is encoded by the coding sequence ATGAATCTTTCAAGAATATTCTCCCTGTCCCATCGTTTTCTATTTCGTCCGTCCTTTGCATACTATAGTTCCGACGTTCCCCAAGATATTTACGAAAAACATAGTGTTGAAACTCTAGAGTCACTTACAGATAAGTTGGAAGAGATTTTGGAGTCACAGAGTGGAAAGTACGACGTAACATATTCCAACAACGTACTCACAGTATCTGTCCCTCATTTGGGAACCTATGTCATTAATAAACAAGGACCCAACAAACAAATTTGGCTCTCATCACCCCTGAGCGGTCCAAAACGCTTTGACTTAATTCTTGATTCAAAATCTTGGGTATACACACGATCGGGAGAGTCGCTTCATTCAATTTTGTCCAAGGAGATCACATCTATTGTTCCTCGTGCAGATTTGTCGAGCTGTTACTTTGGAGGATCTTAA
- the mRRF2 gene encoding ribosome-releasing factor 2, mitochondrial — MSINYLLRINTLMHGRIFQRLNSIFDKNIYPKIYCNNKTHSWIRFSSNIRNVGIFAHIDAGKTTTTERMLYYSGFTPSVGEVHTGDTVMDYMDQERERGITITSAAITFPWNKHQINLIDTPGHVDFTLEVERSLRVLDGGILILDGSAGVQAQTVTVCRQAKRYYLPKIVFINKMDKRNANLNKSLDSLELKLGIQPLLTQYPIYKEDILSGLVDLISMEKVLWNKESLGKEYVKSQIQKEDEMYDISVQKRIELIDNLCDLDESLSSKLLESGNYENISGQEIEHALRLITLNNYDAVLVLLGSSYKNIGIQLLLDAITKYLPPPKALKNHSNNFLGMVFKIIHHPNKGALSFIRIYSGKLKVGDLVFNVNKGKSEKIQQLLIAFADDFRSVNEVSHGNIAVISGFKESVTGDTLTSNKNSIDQLIGVPVPNPVMYCTIEPPSMSQQSQLELALKNLSREDPSFRVSVDEVTGQTLLSGMGELHLSIMRDRIESEYKVDADLGSVLVSYKEAPMEEAELTYEFNRNILNKSHSIIIGIIVRPIHGNGVGMTEPKLIMNSAKYSTLGELRPWQHKAIKRGFDLSVSSGPLLSSSVVDSEFEITLVEINGKTKDTLIASAVSDAMKAVLKSSNVRLLEPIMRLEICTDSSEASKITRDITMKRGIINKEEDDVGSYRLIEATIPLAELKGYSQHLRTITSGKANFGMEISHYDIVDADSQNEVIKEVTGFVPK; from the coding sequence atgtctattaattatttattacgaatTAATACTCTTATGCATGGTCGAATATTTCAACGCCTCAACTCCATTTTTGACAAGAACATTTATCCTAagatatattgtaataataagaCGCATTCATGGATTCGATTTTCATCGAATATACGTAATGTGGGGATTTTTGCACATATTGATGCTGGTAAAACAACAACAACGGAGCGAATGCTATACTATTCGGGTTTTACTCCATCTGTAGGAGAAGTGCACACAGGGGATACAGTAATGGACTATATGGATCAAGAAAGAGAACGAGGAATTACCATAACATCTGCTGCGATTACTTTTCCTTGGaataaacatcaaataaatttaattgatactCCGGGTCATGTGGATTTTACACTTGAAGTGGAGCGCTCCTTGAGAGTTCTTGATGGTGGAATACTCATACTGGATGGATCTGCCGGTGTTCAAGCTCAGACTGTGACTGTTTGTAGACAAGCTAAGAGATATTATTTgcctaaaattgtttttattaataaaatggataaGCGCAATGCTAATTTGAATAAGAGTTTGGACAGTTTAGAGCTTAAATTGGGGATTCAGCCTCTTTTGACACAATATCCTATTTATAAAGAGGATATTCTTTCTGGTTTGGTAGATTTAATTTCGATGGAAAAGGTGTTATGGAATAAAGAATCTCTTGGGAAGGAGTATGTAAAAAGTCAAATTCAAAAGGAAGATGAAATGTACGACATCAGCGTTCAAAAAAGAATAGAGCTGATTGATAATTTGTGTGATTTGGATGAATCGCTTTCTTCCAAGCTGTTGGAATCtggaaattatgaaaatatatctgGTCAAGAAATCGAACACGCTTTACGTCTTATAACTCTCAATAATTATGATGCTGTTCTTGTACTCCTGGGAAGTTCATACAAGAATATAGGAATTCAACTTTTATTAGACGCAATAACGAAATATCTACCCCCTCCCAAAGCTCTTAAAAAccatagtaataattttttaggaatgGTCTTTAAAATCATCCATCATCCCAATAAAGGAGCACTCtcttttattagaatatattctGGAAAGTTAAAAGTTGGAGATCTTGTATTTAATGTGAATAAAGGAAAGTCTGAGAAAATTCAACAACTTCTAATTGCGTTTGCCGATGATTTTCGTTCAGTTAATGAGGTGTCTCATGGTAACATAGCCGTTATTTCTGGATTTAAAGAATCTGTAACAGGGGATACTCTTACTAGCAACAAAAATTCCATTGATCAGCTCATTGGTGTTCCCGTGCCCAATCCTGTAATGTACTGTACAATTGAGCCTCCTTCAATGTCTCAACAGTCCCAATTAGAATTGGCTTTGAAAAATTTGAGTCGTGAAGATCCCAGTTTTAGAGTGTCAGTGGATGAAGTTACAGGTCAAACACTATTGAGCGGAATGGGAGAGCTACACCTCAGCATAATGAGAGATAGGATTGAATCTGAATACAAAGTTGATGCAGATTTAGGTTCCGTCTTAGTTTCTTACAAGGAGGCACCCATGGAAGAAGCTGAATTAACTTATGAATTCAATCGAAATATTCTTAACAAAAGCCATAGTATTATTATCGGAATTATTGTGCGGCCCATTCACGGAAACGGTGTGGGTATGACTGAGCCTAAGTTAATAATGAATAGTGCGAAGTACTCGACACTCGGTGAACTTAGACCTTGGCAACATAAGGCCATTAAGAGGGGATTTGATCTTTCTGTTTCATCAGGACCATTATTGTCATCCTCTGTAGTTGATTCCGAATTTGAAATCACGTTGGTTGAAATCAATGGTAAGACCAAGGACACACTCATTGCATCAGCTGTTTCAGATGCAATGAAGGCTGTTTTGAAATCTTCTAATGTCCGACTCCTTGAACCTATAATGAGACTAGAAATATGCACCGACTCATCGGAAGCCTCAAAAATAACAAGAGATATTACAATGAAGAGAGGAATA